One Phalacrocorax aristotelis chromosome 10, bGulAri2.1, whole genome shotgun sequence genomic region harbors:
- the AMZ1 gene encoding archaemetzincin-1 has product MLQCKHAQEFSFGPRALKDALISTNPALQELYAKAFSRAEKLFLSEAYNPQRRLFCTLLIRTAFDWLLSHPDAPEDFETFYHAMLRRKQNLYRKHIYLQPIDLIEGPAGLSLLDSLQSCVESFFLGLRVKCLPSIPISSIHCCYRHSRDTDRVQLHTDGILNFLKNNKPMDALCVLGLTLLDLYPCETWSFTFSKFLPGQEVGVCSFARFSGDFPQGGCSSLNPLTQKERLCEVSKESRDRTLLFSAQEMVQCCKVTCHEICHLMGLGTCRWLQCIMQGALSLDEALLRPLEPCPICLRKLQHVVGFKLVERYRKLYAWTQTVLSTWPRQESADLSTSEDILPFSSDSGMCCENDSEAVTSLSEPLTPDTCSQALSIGQELEQDEHSCLLAEAHSQPQLAGATKSTDTIKDYELWLEMCISALERNVSEEELAQVDKTVDALAKWEMFTGQLPAMKKDLPFARDNTGLRKVLGDKFSSLRRKLGSRKLSKGESSPHRWQWEEN; this is encoded by the exons ATGCTGCAGTGCAAACATGCTCAGGAATTCAGCTTTGGGCCGCGGGCTCTGAAGGACGCGCTGATCTCCACCaacccagccctgcaggagctTTATGCCAAAGCTTTCTCCAGGGCGGAAAAGCTGTTCCTCTCCGAAGCCTACAACCCACAGAGAAGGCTCTTCTGCACCCTGCTCATCCGGACGGCTTTCGACTGGCTCCTCAGCCATCCCGATGCCCCTGAGGACTTTGAGACGTTCTATCACGCCATGCTGAGGAGGAAACAGAACTTATATCGAAAGCACATTTACCTGCAACCTATAG ACTTAATCGAAGGGCCTGCCGGGCTCTCGCTGCTGGATTCCCTCCAGAGTTGTGTTGAGTCTTTCTTTCTGGGTCTCCGTGTGAAGTgccttccctccatccccatCTCTTCCATTCACTGCTGCTACCGCCACAGCCGGGACACGGACAGGGTGCAGCTTCACACAG ATGGGATCCTGAATTTCCTGAAGAACAACAAGCCCATGGATGCCTTGTGTGTCCTTGGACTCACTCTGCTGGACCTTTACCCATGTGAGACGTGGAGCTTCACATTCAGCAAATTCCTACCAGGACAAG AAGTGGGAGTCTGCAGCTTTGCCAGATTTTCTGGGGATTTCCCCCAGGGTGGCTGTAGCAGCTTGAATCCGCTCACACAGAAGGAACGGTTATGCGAGGTcagcaaagaaagcagagacCGGACGTTGCTGTTCAGTGCCCAAGAGATGGTCCAGTGCTGTAAG GTGACCTGCCACGAGATCTGCCACCTGATGGGGCTGGGGACCTGCCGCTGGCTGCAGTGCATCATGCAGGGCGCGCTGAGCCTGGACGAAGCCCTGCTGCGGCCCCTGGAGCCGTGTCCCATCTGCCTTCGGAAGCTGCAGCATGTCGTGGGCTTCAAACTTGTCGAGCGCTACAGG AAACTCTACGCTTGGACGCAGACTGTGTTGTCCACGTGGCCAAGGCAAGAGTCAGCAGACCTGTCCACCTCTGAGGACATCCTTCCATTCAGCTCAGACTCCGGCATGTGCTGCGAGAACGACTCCGAGGCTGTCACCTCCTTGTCCGAGCCGCTGACGCCCGACACTTGCAGCCAGGCCCTCTCCATCGGCCAGGAGCTGGAACAGGACGAGCATTCGTGTTTGCTAGCGGAGGCgcacagccagccccagctcGCCGGGGCCACCAAGTCCACAGATACCATTAAAGATTATGAACTGTGGCTGGAGATGTGCATTTCTGCCCTGGAGAGGAACGTCTCTGAGGAGGAACTGGCTCAAGTAGACAAGACTGTGGATGCCTTGGCTAAGTGGGAAATGTTTACAGGACAATTGCCTGCTATGAAGAAGGACCTACCCTTTGCTAGGGACAACACTGGGCTACGGAAAGTTCTTGGAGACAAATTTTCCTCCCTGCGGAGGAAACTGGGTTCCAGAAAACTGTCCAAAGGGGAATCGTCCCCTCATCGTTGGCAATGGGAGGAAAACTAG